The genomic interval CCATGATGATCGGACAGCCATATCCGGGCATATCCCATGGCTCAGGCGTCACGAAGGAATCTACCGGCGCAGCAAATTGTACGCCTCGGCAAAAGCTCAGGATACCCTGCTCCGAACCGAGCGTGACCGCTTCCACAATATCGCACCGCTCTTCTTCCGGCTCCGGCAGTACGCCAAACCCCAGCGCCTTAAATACGGCAGCAGCATATACAGCCGTTTTAACGGCAGCGGCCGTAACAGTCGGCGCAAAAAACAGCCCCTGATACAGCTGACGTGTCACTCCCAGCGTAGCGCCGGCCTCTTTTCCAAGCCCGGGCGCCGTTAAACGGATCGCGCACAGCTCCACCAGATCCTTGCGGCCTACAATGTATCCGCCAATAGGCGCAAGACCGCCTCCGGCATTTTTAATCAGAGAGCCCACCGTGACATCGGCTCCCACATCAGCCGGTTCTATTTCCTGTACAAATTCACCGTAACAGTTATCCACCATAGCAATCACATCCGGCTTTACACGCTTAGCAGTCTCGATAATCTCTCCGATCTCCTTGACCGATAATGAATGTCTGGCTTCGTATCCTTTAGAGCGCTGAATCTCTACCACTTTCGTTTTGGATGTAATCGCTTTTTCCAGTCCCGCAAGATCCGGATATCCCTCTGGCGTAAGAGGTACGATTTTATAGGTCACGCCATAGTCAGCAAGACTTCCTTTTTCTTCTCGGATCCCTACAACACCCTGCATGGTATCATACGGTGTTCCCACGGCAAATACAATCTCATCGCCAGGCCGCAAAAGGCCAAACACCGTCGTAGCCAGTGCGTGCGTCCCGGAAATAATTTGAGGCCGCACCAGCGCATCCTCCGCATGAAATACACGGGCAAATACTCTTTCAAGCGTGTCTCGCCCCGGATCGGTATAACCGTATCCCGTAGTGGTTTCGAAATGCATCTCAGCGATACGCTCATGCTGAAAAGCCTCCAGCACCTTCCACTGGTTGACCTCGGAGATTCGGTCAATCTCTTTAAACTTTTCTGCCAGTCCCTCTTCCTGCTTCTCACAGAACTGCGCTACTTCCGGGCTGATTCCCATCTGGCTTAATATTTCTCTCCCGGCCATTACTCCTGGTCGCCTCCCTGCGGCTCCTCTTTGAGC from Lachnospiraceae bacterium carries:
- a CDS encoding aminotransferase class V-fold PLP-dependent enzyme → MAGREILSQMGISPEVAQFCEKQEEGLAEKFKEIDRISEVNQWKVLEAFQHERIAEMHFETTTGYGYTDPGRDTLERVFARVFHAEDALVRPQIISGTHALATTVFGLLRPGDEIVFAVGTPYDTMQGVVGIREEKGSLADYGVTYKIVPLTPEGYPDLAGLEKAITSKTKVVEIQRSKGYEARHSLSVKEIGEIIETAKRVKPDVIAMVDNCYGEFVQEIEPADVGADVTVGSLIKNAGGGLAPIGGYIVGRKDLVELCAIRLTAPGLGKEAGATLGVTRQLYQGLFFAPTVTAAAVKTAVYAAAVFKALGFGVLPEPEEERCDIVEAVTLGSEQGILSFCRGVQFAAPVDSFVTPEPWDMPGYGCPIIMAAGSFVSGASIELSADAPIKPPYTVFFQGGLTWSHGKFGVMKALQEIINDGVISLPSAY